The Pseudomonas sp. HOU2 DNA window TGAGCAGTGCGTCGACGAGTGCCGGCAGTGCGCCGGGCTGTTTCGGCTCGGGCGGGATGTCGAGGCGGCGCTGGATATGGTCGATGTGTTCGGAGGCGCGCAGCAGTTGCTGATAGCTGCGCCTGCGCCGATTCAGCAGGACTGGGCCTTTGTACTCACGCACATGCTCGATTGTCAGGAGCGTCAGGACTGGTTGGGGCTGGCTGACTGGATGGAGTACGAGTTGATCGAAGTGTTGCAAAAAGCACGATCGGCAACGTGAGCGACCGCACTGGCCCGCGGCTTTAGGTGGGGGTCGGTTTTATGGCGTCATTTTTTCGCAGGTGGGAGGGCGCTAAGCCCTTGTTTTCTCGGGGGTGGCAGGGTGATGGCAAATTTTTTTCAAAAAACCCTCAAGCAACTTGCCAACCCGACGATAACTATTACGAAGGTTCTCTAGGCCATTCCAGGCGGTTGCCAGGGCCGGAAGCCGCAGTACCCAACCAACGAGGAATTCGTCATGGCTTTAACAGTAAACACCAACACCACGTCGCTGAACGTTCAAAAGAACCTGAACCGTGCTTCCGACGCTCTGTCGACTTCGATGCAGCGCCTGTCTTCCGGCCTGAAAATCAACAGCGCTAAAGACGACGCTGCCGGCCTGCAGATCTCCACTCGTATGCAATCGCAAATCCGTGGTGGCAACCAGGCTATCCAGAACGCCAACGACGGTATCTCCGTTGCCCAGACCGCTGAAGGCGCTCTGCAAGCTACTACCGACATCCTGCAGCGTATGCGTGAACTGGCTGTTAAAGCACGTACCGGCACCAACGGCACTGCTGACCAGAAAGCGACCAACCTTGAATTCGCCGACATGTCCGACGAAATCAGCCGTATCGCTGCTTCCACCAACCTGAACGGCAAAAACCTGCTGGACGGTTCGGCTGGTACTGTGACTCTGCAAGTTGGTGCTAACACCGGTACTGCCAACCACATCGACCTGGTACTGAGCTCCAAGTTCGACGCCGTCAGCCTGTCCGTGGACAAAGGTACTCTGGCTCTGACCGGTACTGACGCTGCAAACGCCGGTAGCAACATCGACGCCGCCATCACCGCAATCGACGCTGCTATCGCTGCGATCGGTGATACCCGTGCCAGCCTGGGTGCTTCGCAAAACCGTCTGACCAGCACCATCTCCAACCTGCAGAACATCGTTGAGAACACCACTGCTGCACAGGGTCGTGTACAAGACACCGACTTCGCCGCAGAAACTGCTAACCTGACCAAGCAGCAAACTCTGCAGCAGGCTTCGACCTCCGTTCTGGCTCAAGCCAACCAACTGCCTTCCGCTGTACTGAAGCTGCTTCAGTAATTTCGGAATGAGTTCGGGCGGGGGAGTGCGCTAGTCGTGCTCTCTCGCCTTTTTACGTTAGGAGGTGATGAGCATGGACATGAGCGTGAAGCTTAACCAGTCTTATCCGGCTCCCAAGCCAGTAACGCCGGTTGCTGACAAACCGTCAGAGACGCCTGAAGTCAGCAAGTTGCAAGCGCCGGTCGCTGCCAAGAGTCAGGATACGGACGATGCCAAGTTGAAGCTGGCGGTGCAGGAGATCGAAAAGTTTGTTCAGTCGATCAAGCGCAATCTGGAGTTCTCCATCGACGAACATTCCGGAAAGGTCATCGTCAAGGTGATCGCAAGCGAGACGGGTGAGGTCGTTCGACAGATCCCCTCCGCAGAAGCCCTCAAGCTGGCAGACAGCCTCGCCAACGCGAGCCACGTATTGTTCGACGCCAAAGTCTGAGAGCTGGCATGAATAGTGTTTGTCTTTCTTTAATGACGCCGGGAAGGGTCAAAAGAACGGCAGCAAACTGAAGGGAGATGCACATGGCAAGTCCAATTTTACCGGGTTCGGGCCTGGGTTCCGGCCTGGACATCGGTGCGATCGTTACTGCGCTGGTCAACGCCGACAAGTCGCCGAAGCAGACGCAAATCGATACTGCGACCAAAGCCAATACGCTGAAGATTTCCGGCATCGGTTCGTTGAAGAGCGCGCTGACGGCGTTCCAGACGGCAATGACCAATCTGAGCAGCAAAACCAACCCTGCGTTTGCCGGCTTCACCGCCACTTCGGCCAATACGTCGGTTCTGAACGCCACTGCCGACAGCACCGCAGTAGCGGGAAGCTACAACGTAGTCGTGAGTCAGCTGGCCACCGGTTCGAAAATCGCCAGTGCCTCTTTCGCCGGCGGCGCCTCCAGTGCCATTCCGAGTGGTACCCTGAAAATCAGTCAGAATGGCACTGATTACAATGTCGACATCCCGGCCGATGCCACCTTGCAGAGCACCCGTGATGCGATCAACAAGGCTCAGGGTGCCAACGGTATTTCCGCCAACATCGTGACCGACGCCAATGGTGCTTCGCGTCTGGTGATCAGTTCGAGCAAGACCGGCGAAGGTTCCGACCTCACCGTCAGCGGTATTGCCGGTCTGGAAATTGATGGCACCAAGGCAATGAGCGGCACTCCGGCGGCAGGTGATTCAGGCGCCGTCAACGGCGTTGCAAAAAATGCCCTGTTGACCATTGACGGCCTTCAGGTAAGTAGCAAAAGCAATACGGTAACCGGCGCAATCAGTGGCCTGACCCTGAATCTGACGACGGTCAGCGCTAACGCGAACTCTCCGACTGTTGTCAGCGTAGATGCCAACACCAAAGGCTTGCAGACATCGATTCAGTCGTTTGTCGACGCTTACAACACGCTGAAGACCACCATTGATACGTTGTCCAAGGCGACGCCGGACGCCGATGGCAAGCTGACCGTGCAAGCGGCCTTCACTGGCGACGCGATGCCGCGCGCGCTGATTGCCGACGTGCGTGCCGAGTTGACGGCCAAGGGCGCTGGCGGTCCGTTGGCCGTACTGTCCCAGCTGGGCGTAATGACCGATCGCAACACCGGTAACCTGACATTTGATACCACGGCTTTCAACAAAACCATGGCTCAGCCAGGCATGACTGGCCAGGTTCAGCAATTGTTCACCGGCACCGATGACACCAACGGTCTGCTGGCGCGCATGACCAAGGCAACGGACCCGTACCTCAAGCCGGCGGCAGGTGATATCACCGGCAGCGGTCTGCTTGATCAGCGCATGGCCATCCTGAACAAAAACACGCGCAATCTTACCGATCAGCAGACGGCTCTGGATGTACGTGTTGCCAACCTGACCAAGACGTTGACTGCCAAATACAACGCCATGGACTTGCTGGTCGGGCAGATGAAGGCCACGGCGAGCAACATCACGTCGTTCTTCAGCACGCTGAACGCTCAGCAATCCGCGAAGTAACAGGCAAGAACGACAAAAACCCGGCTACGCTTTATCGGCGTGCGCCGGGTTTTTGTCTTTTGATCTAAAGTTCTGTGGCTCGTTGGCGATACACTGGTTATACGAGTCAATGTGGCAAATGAGGTAGAACATGAATCCAATGTTAGCCCTTCGGCAATACCAGAAAGTCGGCGCGCACGCCCAGACATCCGAGGCGAGCCCGCACCGTCTGGTACAAATGTTGATGGAAGGCGGTCTGGAGCGCATCGCTCAGGCCAAGGGCGCTATCGAGCGCAAGGATATTCCCGCCAAGTGCACGGCCATCAGTAAAGCCGTTGGCATCATTGGTGGGCTGTGTGAAGGCCTGGATCTGGAAAACAGTGCTGATTCGGTAGGTGAGCTCAACCAGCTTTACATCTACATGATGAAGCGACTCGCTGAGGCCAACGTCAAGAGCGATCCGAAAATCCTCGACGAAGTTGCCGGCCTGCTGCGCACCGTAAAGGAAGGCTGGGACGGCATCGCTCCGCCAGGTCCCCAGTTTTAAGGAGAGCACCATGAGTCTTGTATTGCAGCGAATCGCCGATACCCGTGAAGCCTTGGTCAGTGCGCTGGCCGAACGCAACTGGGAAGCCATTGGCGAGCTGGATCTGGCTTGCCGTTCCTGCATGGAAGACGTCATGGCCGAGGCCTCGCTGGATGAGGAGGCCTTGCGCAGTAACCTTGAGGAGTTGCTCCATGTTTACAAGGAGCTTCTGGAGGCGGCCATGGGTGAGCGGCAGGCGATAGCCAACGAGATGTCGCAGATCACCCAAGCGCAAAAGGCGGCAAAGGTTTACCATCTGTTTGGTTAATTAACCCCCAGTTAATCCAGACATGTGCGCCATAAATTTGACTGTGCACGGTTTTTTGACTTAACTAGTGGCTGTTTTCAGATTTCAGGCGTCTACAGGCACAAGGTGTCCTGCAAGCGTCTCGCTTGCCCCATTTTTCGGGCATTGAGTTGACTAGGGAAGTTGCTATTGCATGTGGCGTGAAACCAAAATTCTGCTGATCGATGACGATAGCGTCCGCCGCCGCGACCTGGCGGTGATTTTAAATTTTCTCGGCGAAGAAAATTTACCCTGCGGCAGCCATGACTGGCAGCAGGCTGTCGGCTCTTTGTCATCAAGTCGTGAAGTCATCTGTGTACTGATCGGGACGGTAAATGCTCCGGGTGCACTTTTGGGCTTGTTAAAGACACTCTCGACGTGGGATGAGTTCCTTCCGGTTTTGCTGATGGGCGATAATTCTTCCGTCGACCTGCCGGAAGACCAGCGCCGCCGGGTGCTTTCGACCCTGGAAATGCCGCCCAGCTACAGCAAACTGCTCGACTCCCTGCACCGTGCCCAGGTCTATCGCGAGATGTACGACCAGGCCCGCGAGCGTGGCCGTCATCGCGAGCCGAACCTGTTCCGCAGCCTGGTCGGCACCAGCCGGGCGATTCAGCACGTCCGGCAGATGATGCAGCAAGTGGCCGATACCGACGCCAGCGTGCTGATCCTCGGCGAGTCCGGCACCGGCAAGGAAGTGGTTGCGCGCAACCTGCATTACCACTCCAAGCGTCGCGACGCGCCGTTCGTGCCAGTCAACTGCGGGGCGATCCCGGCAGAACTGCTGGAAAGCGAACTGTTCGGCCACGAGAAGGGCGCCTTCACCGGCGCGATCACCAGCCGTGCCGGGCGTTTCGAACTGGCCAACGGCGGCACGCTGTTCCTCGATGAAATCGGCGACATGCCGCTGCCGATGCAGGTCAAATTGCTGCGCGTGCTGCAGGAGCGCACCTTCGAACGCGTGGGCAGCAACAAGACCCAGAGCGTCGACGTGCGCATCATTGCCGCGACCCACAAGAATCTCGAAAGCATGATCGAGATCGGCACCTTCCGCGAAGACCTCTACTATCGCCTGAACGTGTTCCCGATCGAGATGGCGCCGCTGCGTGAGCGCGTCGAAGACATTCCGCTGCTGATGAACGAACTGATCTCGCGCATGGAACACGAAAAGCGCGGCTCGATCCGTTTCAACTCGGCGGCGATCATGTCGCTGTGCCGTCACGGCTGGCCGGGCAACGTCCGCGAACTGGCCAACCTGGTGGAGCGCATGGCGATCATGCATCCGTACGGGGTGATCGGCGTGGTCGAGTTGCCGAAGAAATTCCGCTACGTCGACGACGAAGACGAGCAGATGGTCGACAGCCTGCGCAGCGATCTCGAAGAGCGCGTGGCGATCAACGGTCATACGCCGGACTTCACCGCCAACGCGATGCTGCCGCCGGAAGGCCTGGACCTCAAAGACTACCTCGGCGGTCTGGAGCAGGGTCTGATCCAGCAGGCGCTGGACGATGCCAATGGCATTGTGGCGCGTGCCGCCGAACGTCTGCGTATTCGTCGCACCACACTGGTGGAGAAGATGCGCAAGTACGGCATGAGCCGGCGCGAAGGTGATGAACAGGCGGATGATTGACGCCTGTTTTTCAACACCTTCATTTATAAGCAGTTTTTTTTAGGCACGGGTATTGCTACAGCCCTCGCAACGTTCCGTTTAACTGACGGTCAGCCAAGCGAGAGAACACAATGCCCCACGCCCAGATGTCATCTGCCTCCAATGTCGAGGGGCAACCGTCGTCCGTAGAGCAGACGAGCCGCCTGGGGCTTGAGCAGGCGTTCGCACTGTTCAATCAGATGTCCAGCCAGTTGACCGATTCCTACAGCATGCTTGAAGCCCGGGTCACCGAGCTCAAGGGTGAGCTGGCGGTAGTCAGTGCCCAGCGCATGCAGGAGCTGGCAGAAAAAGAACGCTTGGCCAATCGCCTGCAAAACCTCCTTGATCTGTTGCCCGGTGGCGTCATCGTGATTGACGGCCACGGCATGGTTCGCGAAGCCAATCCGGCGGCGATCGACCTGTTGGGGCTGCCGCTGGAAGGCGAATTGTGGCGCCATGTCATCGCGCGTTGCTTTGCCCCGCGTGAAGACGACGGTCATGAAATCTCTCTGAAAAACGGTCGACGCCTGTCGATCGCCACCCGCTCGCTGGATGCCGAGCCGGGGCAGTTGGTGCTGCTCAACGACCTGACAGAAACCCGCCACCTTCAAGCTCAATTGGCGCGCCATGAGCGCCTGTCGTCGCTGGGGCGCATGGTCGCCTCGCTGGCCCATCAGATCCGCACGCCGTTGTCCGCCGCGTTGCTTTACGCCAGTCATTTGACCGAGCAGGAACTGCCCGTCGCCACCCAGCAGCGCTTCGCCGGTCGTCTCAAGGAGCGCCTGCATGAGCTGGAGCATCAGGTGCGCGACATGCTGGTGTTCGCCCGTGGCGAGCTGCCGCTGACCGACCGGGTCACCCCGAATGCGTTGATGCAGTCGCTGCAAGCAGCGGCGCTGACCCATGTGCAGGATTTGCCCATTCGCTGGCAGTGCGACAGTCATGTCGGCGAATTGCTGTGCAACCGCGACACCCTGGTCGGGGCGATTCTCAATCTGATCGAAAACGCAATTCAGGCCAGCGACGGCAATGTGCGCCTGAAAGTGCATTGCTACACCCGCGACAACAGCTTGCGCCTGTGCGTCAGCGACAGCGGCAGCGGCATTGATCCGCTAGTGCTGGAGCGTCTCGGCGAGCCGTTTTTTACCACCAAAGTGACCGGCACCGGGCTAGGCCTGACCGTGGTCAAGGCAGTGGCGCGGGCACATCAGGGAGAATTGCAGCTGCGTTCGCGGGTCGGGCGTGGCACGTGCGCGCAGGTGATCCTGCCGCTGTTTTCCGCTGTACAGGGAGCTGAGTAAACGTCATGGGCATCAAGGTTTTGCTGGTCGAGGATGACCGCTCGTTGCGCGAAGCGCTGGCCGATACGCTGTTGCTGGCGGGCCACGACTACCATGCAGTCGGCAGTGCCGAAGAGGCGCTGCAGGCGGTCGAGCGCGAAGCGTTCAGTCTGGTGGTCAGCGACGTCAACATGCCTGGCATGGACGGCCATCAACTGCTCGGTTTGCTGCGTGCGCGGCAGCCGCAATTGCCGGTGCTGCTGATGACTGCGCACGGCGCGGTCGAGCGTGCGGTGGATGCGATGCGCCAGGGTGCGGCGGATTACCTGGTCAAGCCGTTTGAGCCCAAAGCGTTGCTGGACCTCGTTTCGCGGCATGCCTTGGGCAGCATCAGCATTACAGATTGCGAAGGTCCGGTAGCGGTCGAGCCGGCCAGTGCGCAGTTGCTCGAACTGGCGGCGCGGGTGGCACGCAGTGATTCCACGGTGTTGATTTCCGGCGAGTCCGGTACCGGTAAGGAAGTGCTGGCGCGTTACATTCACCAGCAATCCCACCGCGCCAGTCAGCCGTTCATCGCGATCAACTGCGCGGCGATCCCCGACAACATGCTCGAAGCCACGCTGTTCGGTCACGAGAAGGGCTCGTTCACCGGCGCCATCGCGGCTCAGGCCGGCAAGTTCGAACAGGCCGATGGCGGCACCATTCTGCTCGACGAAATTTCCGAAATGCCCCTGGGCCTGCAAGCCAAGTTGCTGCGAGTGCTGCAGGAGCGTGAAGTCGAGCGCGTCGGTGCGCGCAAGCCGATCACCCTGGATATTCGCGTAGTCGCGACCACCAACCGTGATCTGGCCGGTGAAGTGGCAGCGGGTCGTTTCCGTGAAGACCTTTTTTACCGCCTGTCGGTTTTTCCCCTGGCCTGGCGTCCACTTCGCGAGCGCACTGCCGATATCTTGCCGCTGGCCGAGCGGTTGCTGAACAAACACGTCAATAAAATGAAGCATGCGGCGGCGAAACTTTCGCCAGACGCCCAGGCTTGCCTGACCCACTACCCGTGGCCGGGCAACGTGCGTGAGCTGGATAACGCGATTCAACGGGCGCTGATTCTGCAGCAGGGTGGTTTGATCCAGCCGCAGGATTTCTGTCTGACCGGCGCAGTGACCTACACCGCGGCGCCGGTGCAACCGCTGGTGCGCGAGATCGAAGTCGAGGCCGAATCCGCCGGGGCGCTGGGCGATGACCTGCGGCGCCGGGAGTTCCAGATGATCATCGACACCCTGCGCACCGAGCGTGGCCGGCGCAAGGAGGCTGCGGAAAAACTCGGTATCAGCCCGCGTACCCTGCGTTACAAGCTGGCGCAGATGCGTGATGCCGGGATGGACGTCGAAGGCTATCTGTTCGCTACCTGAAAGTTGTCGCAGTCAATTGTGGGAGCGAGCTTGCTCGCGAAAGCGGTGGGGCAGTTGCGAAAATGTCGACTGATTCTCCCTCTTCGCGAGCAAGCTCGCTCCCACAGTGATTTCACGGTGCCTGGACGGGCTTTTATAAAATAAGTCCGCGGAGCTGGCACCGTTGTTGCTAACACCTGTGTACCCGCCGAGTGAGTGTCAAAAAATTGCGGGCCGCCCAAGAGAGTAGACCATGAGCCAAGGTATTGAATTCAATCGGTTGATGATGGACATGAAGGCCATGAAAATGGACGCCATGGCCACGCCGAAATCGACTGCCGCCGTCCCTGAACTGGCAGGCAGCAGCTTTTCCGACATGCTCGGTCAGGCCATCAACAAAGTCAGCGATACCCAGCAGGCGTCAACTCAGTTGGCCAACGCATTTGAAATCGGCAAGAGCGGCGTCGATCTGACGGAC harbors:
- a CDS encoding flagellin domain-containing protein; this translates as MALTVNTNTTSLNVQKNLNRASDALSTSMQRLSSGLKINSAKDDAAGLQISTRMQSQIRGGNQAIQNANDGISVAQTAEGALQATTDILQRMRELAVKARTGTNGTADQKATNLEFADMSDEISRIAASTNLNGKNLLDGSAGTVTLQVGANTGTANHIDLVLSSKFDAVSLSVDKGTLALTGTDAANAGSNIDAAITAIDAAIAAIGDTRASLGASQNRLTSTISNLQNIVENTTAAQGRVQDTDFAAETANLTKQQTLQQASTSVLAQANQLPSAVLKLLQ
- a CDS encoding flagellar protein FlaG — encoded protein: MDMSVKLNQSYPAPKPVTPVADKPSETPEVSKLQAPVAAKSQDTDDAKLKLAVQEIEKFVQSIKRNLEFSIDEHSGKVIVKVIASETGEVVRQIPSAEALKLADSLANASHVLFDAKV
- the fliD gene encoding flagellar filament capping protein FliD; this translates as MASPILPGSGLGSGLDIGAIVTALVNADKSPKQTQIDTATKANTLKISGIGSLKSALTAFQTAMTNLSSKTNPAFAGFTATSANTSVLNATADSTAVAGSYNVVVSQLATGSKIASASFAGGASSAIPSGTLKISQNGTDYNVDIPADATLQSTRDAINKAQGANGISANIVTDANGASRLVISSSKTGEGSDLTVSGIAGLEIDGTKAMSGTPAAGDSGAVNGVAKNALLTIDGLQVSSKSNTVTGAISGLTLNLTTVSANANSPTVVSVDANTKGLQTSIQSFVDAYNTLKTTIDTLSKATPDADGKLTVQAAFTGDAMPRALIADVRAELTAKGAGGPLAVLSQLGVMTDRNTGNLTFDTTAFNKTMAQPGMTGQVQQLFTGTDDTNGLLARMTKATDPYLKPAAGDITGSGLLDQRMAILNKNTRNLTDQQTALDVRVANLTKTLTAKYNAMDLLVGQMKATASNITSFFSTLNAQQSAK
- the fliS gene encoding flagellar export chaperone FliS; the protein is MNPMLALRQYQKVGAHAQTSEASPHRLVQMLMEGGLERIAQAKGAIERKDIPAKCTAISKAVGIIGGLCEGLDLENSADSVGELNQLYIYMMKRLAEANVKSDPKILDEVAGLLRTVKEGWDGIAPPGPQF
- a CDS encoding sigma-54 dependent transcriptional regulator, which codes for MWRETKILLIDDDSVRRRDLAVILNFLGEENLPCGSHDWQQAVGSLSSSREVICVLIGTVNAPGALLGLLKTLSTWDEFLPVLLMGDNSSVDLPEDQRRRVLSTLEMPPSYSKLLDSLHRAQVYREMYDQARERGRHREPNLFRSLVGTSRAIQHVRQMMQQVADTDASVLILGESGTGKEVVARNLHYHSKRRDAPFVPVNCGAIPAELLESELFGHEKGAFTGAITSRAGRFELANGGTLFLDEIGDMPLPMQVKLLRVLQERTFERVGSNKTQSVDVRIIAATHKNLESMIEIGTFREDLYYRLNVFPIEMAPLRERVEDIPLLMNELISRMEHEKRGSIRFNSAAIMSLCRHGWPGNVRELANLVERMAIMHPYGVIGVVELPKKFRYVDDEDEQMVDSLRSDLEERVAINGHTPDFTANAMLPPEGLDLKDYLGGLEQGLIQQALDDANGIVARAAERLRIRRTTLVEKMRKYGMSRREGDEQADD
- a CDS encoding ATP-binding protein; the encoded protein is MSSASNVEGQPSSVEQTSRLGLEQAFALFNQMSSQLTDSYSMLEARVTELKGELAVVSAQRMQELAEKERLANRLQNLLDLLPGGVIVIDGHGMVREANPAAIDLLGLPLEGELWRHVIARCFAPREDDGHEISLKNGRRLSIATRSLDAEPGQLVLLNDLTETRHLQAQLARHERLSSLGRMVASLAHQIRTPLSAALLYASHLTEQELPVATQQRFAGRLKERLHELEHQVRDMLVFARGELPLTDRVTPNALMQSLQAAALTHVQDLPIRWQCDSHVGELLCNRDTLVGAILNLIENAIQASDGNVRLKVHCYTRDNSLRLCVSDSGSGIDPLVLERLGEPFFTTKVTGTGLGLTVVKAVARAHQGELQLRSRVGRGTCAQVILPLFSAVQGAE
- a CDS encoding sigma-54 dependent transcriptional regulator codes for the protein MGIKVLLVEDDRSLREALADTLLLAGHDYHAVGSAEEALQAVEREAFSLVVSDVNMPGMDGHQLLGLLRARQPQLPVLLMTAHGAVERAVDAMRQGAADYLVKPFEPKALLDLVSRHALGSISITDCEGPVAVEPASAQLLELAARVARSDSTVLISGESGTGKEVLARYIHQQSHRASQPFIAINCAAIPDNMLEATLFGHEKGSFTGAIAAQAGKFEQADGGTILLDEISEMPLGLQAKLLRVLQEREVERVGARKPITLDIRVVATTNRDLAGEVAAGRFREDLFYRLSVFPLAWRPLRERTADILPLAERLLNKHVNKMKHAAAKLSPDAQACLTHYPWPGNVRELDNAIQRALILQQGGLIQPQDFCLTGAVTYTAAPVQPLVREIEVEAESAGALGDDLRRREFQMIIDTLRTERGRRKEAAEKLGISPRTLRYKLAQMRDAGMDVEGYLFAT
- the fliE gene encoding flagellar hook-basal body complex protein FliE encodes the protein MSQGIEFNRLMMDMKAMKMDAMATPKSTAAVPELAGSSFSDMLGQAINKVSDTQQASTQLANAFEIGKSGVDLTDVMIASQKASVSFQALTQVRNKLVQAYQDIMQMPV